The Dioscorea cayenensis subsp. rotundata cultivar TDr96_F1 chromosome 11, TDr96_F1_v2_PseudoChromosome.rev07_lg8_w22 25.fasta, whole genome shotgun sequence genomic interval AACTCATACACCAATGCATGGATCATGCAAGCTAACATTCAAGGGTGTAAACATAAGGTTTCATGCAAATGAGAACATGGTTTCTTGCACATGTATGAGTGGCTTcaaacatatatgcatatacatatggaggtggtttcatgtgtgtaaatatatataaatatacatcctTGGATGCCATGAACTTGAGGTATTCAAGGGACACAAGAGTGATCTAAACCTATAGGTAGAAGTTGTTCTAGTATGACCAACTATTTAGTCTCTTGCATGAAAAtgtaaacatacatatatatagcttCCTACACACTCAATAGCCATGTTTTCATgtatgcaaatataaatatatagctcCATGCATGGATAAGCCAAACACAAATCAAAATGGTGAAGCTCTACatgcaaacatcatcatcaaaggcaacCATAGACACATGAGAGCATAGATCACCAACTAAAAGCTTCAAAACatgaatatttattagaaaataatctaCCACCAAGCTCAAGATTTTAACAAACACAAGCTTCTCCCAAGACTATAGCATACCACTCTACCATcaccaagagagagagagagagagagagagagagagagagcctaCCTAGCCTTTGGGGAAACACCGACGGCTActtgatcttcttctcctcGCCTCCGGATGCCAAGACTACCGGTGGAGACCTGAACTCCGGTGACGGATGACCCTCTTCTTCAAATTCCAAGTGAGTAAGATCAAGTGGGAgaatggagagaaagaagaaagatggaGGAATGGAGAAGGGAGATGATCATAGGGTGTATACGTTCAGCCAAGAAGGAGACAATGACGAGATGGCATCCAGGAATCCCTCCGGGAATTCCTCTCTCTAGAAAAAGCTCCCAGCAaggtgacaagaagaagaagaataagggATTAAGGGTAAAGCAAACATGGTTAGCACTTAACTAGGTTTTAAGGAGACAAATAAAAGAGGTAGGTCCACCATTTCTGGCGGGGTCCACAATCCTCATCTCCTtaaaaagagtttagtcctctaaactcgcaCTTGGCCTGAGAAACAGAAAAGGATACTTCTCCCTCATTTCAGACTCCAATTCCCAAGTTTCTTCATGCACATAATGATTTTTCCACTGAACTTTGACATAAGGAATGACTCGCTTCCTCAACTCTTGCTTCTTGAAATCTACAATCTTTACCGGCTGCTCTTTATAAGATAAATCACTATTTAGCTCAAATCCCAAGAACTGGATCACGTGATTAGGATTGGAAACATATTTCCTCAGCATGAAGACATGGAACACATTATGTACTCGAGAGAGAGCAGGTGGAAGGGCAAGCCGATAAGCCACCTCACCAATAGGTCCAAGATTTCGAAAGGGCTAATGAAACGAGGACTAAGTTTACCTTTCACACTAAAGCGAACAATTCCTTTAGTAGGAGCAACTTTCAAGAACACGTGTTCTCCCACTAGAAAttccaagcttcttcttctgttgtctGCATAACTCTTCTGCTGGCTCTGAGCTTCTTGTAATCGATCTCTAATTTGGCGAACCTTCTCAACTGTTATTTGCACAATCTCTGGCCCCAAAAGTTTTCTTTCTCCTACATTATCCCAACAGATAGGTGACCTGCACCGTCTCCCGTACAAAGCCTCATAGGGAGCCATCTGGATACTTGCATGGTAACTGTTTCCATAGGAAAAGAGTTGACTTTAGAATCCCTGGAGAAACAGAGTTCTCTTTTCTTGGGAGTGCTTCTGTAGTACTAGCTCGAGTAATTTCTGCCCTACAAGCTAAGAAATTACTGTTGAGTGGATGCTCAGGAGTTCTCGCCACTGTGGTAGAAGTCAAGAATGGAAGTCAGGTGCTTGAAGATATCCCAGTGGTGAGGGAATTTCTCGATGTTTTTCCTAAAGATCTTCTGGGGTTGCCTCCGGACAGTGAAATA includes:
- the LOC120271532 gene encoding uncharacterized protein LOC120271532 — encoded protein: MAPYEALYGRRCRSPICWDNVGERKLLGPEIVQITVEKVRQIRDRLQEAQSQQKSYADNRRRSLEFLVGEHVFLKVAPTKGIPFRNLGPIGEVAYRLALPPALSRVHNVFHVFMLRKYVSNPNHVIQFLGFELNSDLSYKEQPVKIVDFKKQELRKRVIPYVKVQWKNHYVHEETWELESEMREKYPFLFLRPSASLED